In Nocardia sp. NBC_00403, one DNA window encodes the following:
- the upp gene encoding uracil phosphoribosyltransferase, giving the protein MHTHTVDHPLAAALLTTMRDARTANPAFRAALRDLTGILIYEALREAPVARFEVATPVAPVEGMRLAKPPLLVPVLRAGLGMIDAAAELIPDARVGFVGIARDEQTHQPVPYMESLPEDLSELPVYVLDPMLATGGSMCHTLGLLAARGATDITAVCVVAAPEGVAALEDSGFPVRLVTAAVDAGLNADAYIVPGLGDAGDRQFGPR; this is encoded by the coding sequence ATGCACACGCACACCGTGGACCACCCACTCGCCGCCGCCCTGCTGACCACGATGCGCGATGCCAGGACGGCCAACCCGGCCTTCCGCGCCGCACTGCGTGATCTCACCGGAATCCTGATCTACGAGGCGCTGCGCGAAGCCCCCGTCGCCCGATTCGAGGTGGCCACCCCGGTGGCGCCGGTCGAGGGCATGCGCTTGGCGAAACCGCCACTGCTGGTGCCGGTCCTGCGCGCGGGCCTCGGCATGATCGACGCGGCCGCCGAACTGATTCCGGATGCCAGGGTCGGCTTCGTCGGCATCGCCCGCGACGAACAGACCCACCAGCCCGTCCCCTACATGGAGTCGTTACCGGAGGACCTCTCCGAGCTCCCGGTCTACGTGCTCGACCCGATGCTGGCCACCGGCGGCTCGATGTGCCACACCCTGGGGTTGCTCGCCGCTCGCGGCGCCACCGACATCACCGCGGTCTGCGTCGTAGCTGCACCTGAAGGCGTTGCCGCACTGGAAGATTCAGGGTTCCCGGTCCGTCTCGTCACCGCCGCCGTAGACGCAGGCCTGAACGCCGACGCCTACATCGTGCCCGGCCTCGGCGACGCCGGCGACCGCCAATTCGGCCCGCGCTGA